The window GTGACGGCCGCTTGCCGCCCTGCGATCCATTCGATGATTCGTGGGTGGTAGTAAACGGCCTCCACCGCGTAGAAGGGAAGCGCATACACTCCCGTGGAGCTCCCCGAAGAACCCGACCTTGCCTCATTCCCGTCGCCATCCACGATTCCGAATGCCCGGAGCCAATGCAACGACTCCCCTGCACGTACGCCCGCGACCGCGCGCTCCACCTCCCGGCAGCTCCCCTTCGCGATCACCGACGCCATCGGAAATAGGAGATTGTACAGCGGCTTGTCCAAGCTGCTCTCCGTACCCTCTACGAACACGAGGTTCCGTCGCGCCCCCAAAAGATCTCGCTTCAATTGATCGTCGATCGGTGCCTCCGTAGGTAGTTCGTCCGCTTCCCAGTTTGTTACGTCGCGACCGGAAAACTGACAGGAGCGAAGAAGAAGAACCCGAGATCCTAGCATCGACGCGGGTAGATCTTGGTCATGGGTAGAGATGACGAATCCACAGTCCGGTCGGCGTGCAAACAGTTGGCCGAGGAGGGGAGAGATGATCGAGCGGTGCAAGTGCCGCTCCGGTTCGTCAATTATCAGCAGCGTCCCACTTGGGGCGGTCAGCACGGTACCTGCGATCAATACGGCATTCCTCTCACCGTCGGACAACTCGGCTGCGCTGTACTCTGCCCCACCATTCTTGCTAGCCATCAGACGTTCATTCTTGTGGATGCTAACGGTGATGGGAATATTCGATTGGAGCAGTAGTTCATTGATGACTGAGATCGGCGCTTCCTTCTTTGCGGCTTCCGCCGCCGCGTCCATGTCGTCCGCATCAACGCAAGCAGCAATTCCGCGGGCACGAACGTTCTCTGCGTCAATCAGGTCGTAGATCGTGATACTGGCGCGCTGCGCAGCATAGTCGTCGCGATAGCGCGCGTGGTACTGGTGATCCGTCTCACGAATATTCTGTTCCGTTTGCATCTTGGACGCAGGAGTCATATCGAGTGCATCAGTATTCATCCAAGTTTGCCGATGTGCCGATATCCGCCGGGAATTGCCACGGTTGTTAGTCGCGAAACGAAGCATCAAGCTCGACTTGCCGCTGCCGTTTGGACCCAGGACGAACAACGCTTCGCCTACGTCCAGTCTTGAGGTTGGAGCGTCAGCGTTGGTAACGGGAAAGCTGATATCAAATATGGTTGGCAAGCTTCTCTCCCTTCGATAGTTGATCGAATGCCTCCAGTACGTAGCGCTAGG of the Candidatus Palauibacter soopunensis genome contains:
- a CDS encoding AAA family ATPase; this translates as MPTIFDISFPVTNADAPTSRLDVGEALFVLGPNGSGKSSLMLRFATNNRGNSRRISAHRQTWMNTDALDMTPASKMQTEQNIRETDHQYHARYRDDYAAQRASITIYDLIDAENVRARGIAACVDADDMDAAAEAAKKEAPISVINELLLQSNIPITVSIHKNERLMASKNGGAEYSAAELSDGERNAVLIAGTVLTAPSGTLLIIDEPERHLHRSIISPLLGQLFARRPDCGFVISTHDQDLPASMLGSRVLLLRSCQFSGRDVTNWEADELPTEAPIDDQLKRDLLGARRNLVFVEGTESSLDKPLYNLLFPMASVIAKGSCREVERAVAGVRAGESLHWLRAFGIVDGDGNEARSGSSGSSTGVYALPFYAVEAVYYHPRIIEWIAGRQAAVTGGEGSQLTRTALSAGVAAISGDTQRLARNASKKLVREQVYRAIPNDDDLLRGEPVTVPNNANVVLAERTQDLDDAIANRDWEALLAKCPVRESEALAVISSSLGFRNRSEYERAVRHLLVSDDEAMGFVRGLFGDLIERLNGNPTDRR